The genomic stretch GGTTAGGCAAAATAATCAGCATTAGCTTTAATGAAATcaataagttttttcctgagctcggggaTTAACCCCGTGCCCAAGTACCTTTATGTCGGTAGATACTCAATCACTATGACCTATTCCAGTTCCTCAATCATTGGTTTGGAGGCATCGATATCATCGGGTGTTATGAAGGATCTTGGTACCCCGAAATCATCTTCCTCATTCGTTGAATGTTCCTTCTATTTCTCCGGCCCAGTCAAGGTTGGGACCGATGATTGCTACTTGGTGCCTTTCTCTTCGACCAGTCCCTTACCTTTTGATGTTGTGATTGCGGGCACTAGGATCCCTTCCTCAACAGCAAACATCTCCTTTTCGGCCTCTTGTTCCTCATAGACCATTTTGATTCCGCATGGGGTGGGAGACTTCAACACCTAATGCAAGGTCGAAGGCACCTCTCTAATGCTATTAACCCATGGCCTCCCGAACAAGGCATTATATCTCATGTCCCCCTCGATTACATAGTATTTTATTTCTTGGGTGGTCTCGGTCGTGTTTACCGGTAGGGTTATTTCACCTTCATTGTATCGCATGCCATGTTGAACCCATTCAATAGTCGTACTGCCAGTATGATTTGGGCCAATAACCACAGTAGTTCTACAACTCTCCATCAGATGATGTTTGCTGAGCTACTagatcaattaacacacgcttAACTCTAGATTTATTAATAAGTACGGATATTACCAATGCATCGTTGTGAGGTTGAATGATTCCCTCGGCGTCCTCGTCGCTGAACGAGATGGCCCCCTTCAGAATATAGTCTTGAGTGCCTTTTTCCCTTATGATAGAATCTTTGGTGCATTTTATCGTTGGCCCTTGTGGGACATCTACTCCCTTGATGATCATGTTGATCACATGTTGAGGCTCTTCCTGCTTAATTTTTTTGTTGGCGTCCCTGTTTTTGAAGTGATTTTTGGCTTGCTCACTTAGGAATTCCCAAAAATGCCCATTGTTGAACAGACAAGCTACTTCTTCCCTTAGCCGTCGACAATCCTCAGTCATGTGACCATGGGTAACGTGATATTTACATATCAAGTTATGATCCATTTTTGCGGGAGCGGACTGGAATGGCCTTGGCCATTTAGTCTCCTTGATCTGATTGATGGCCGACACTATACTCGATGCATCCACGTTGAAGTTATAACCTGATAGTCTTGGGACTTCTCTGTCCCCGAGTGATCAGTCGAAACCGTTCTACTAAACCTTGGTTGCTAGAACTTGGTCATTTCTC from Nicotiana sylvestris chromosome 12, ASM39365v2, whole genome shotgun sequence encodes the following:
- the LOC138882838 gene encoding uncharacterized protein translates to MDHNLICKYHVTHGHMTEDCRRLREEVACLFNNGHFWEFLSEQAKNHFKNRDANKKIKQEEPQHVINMIIKGVDVPQGPTIKCTKDSIIREKGTQDYILKGAISFSDEDAEGIIQPHNDALVISVLINKSRVKRVLIDLVAQQTSSDGEL